A region of Halalkaliarchaeum desulfuricum DNA encodes the following proteins:
- the cofD gene encoding 2-phospho-L-lactate transferase, whose amino-acid sequence MVTFLAGGTGTPKLLDGAVRLLEPSNVSVVGNTGDDIELGGLLVCPDIDTVLFRGGGVLDRETWWGIADDTTTTHTELHRLAEAAGLEPGPRYLPEELQTAGREIARWRRFSGVAEFMEIGDRDRAVHLTRTSLLDEGYRLTEVTRLLAEAFDLEVDLVPMSDDPVASIVHTEAGELHFQEYWVDRRGEPDVEDVEFRGATDASPTQEVRAALTKPVVIGPSNPVTSVGPILALSGAREALHATPVVVVSPFVEREVFSGPAADLMNAVGYEPSTAGVAEAYPFADAFVIDNDDGTDLDRPTVHTDVTIDDADDAERVMRAVATALERVTEP is encoded by the coding sequence ATGGTCACGTTTCTCGCTGGTGGGACGGGCACCCCGAAGCTGCTCGATGGCGCGGTTCGCCTGCTCGAACCGTCGAACGTCAGTGTCGTCGGCAACACCGGCGACGACATCGAACTCGGCGGTTTGCTCGTCTGTCCCGACATCGACACCGTCCTGTTCCGTGGCGGCGGCGTGCTCGATCGGGAAACCTGGTGGGGGATCGCCGACGACACGACGACAACCCACACGGAACTCCATCGACTCGCCGAGGCAGCGGGACTGGAACCGGGTCCCCGATATCTCCCCGAGGAACTCCAGACGGCCGGACGGGAGATTGCGCGCTGGCGACGGTTTTCCGGCGTCGCAGAGTTCATGGAGATCGGCGACAGGGATCGGGCAGTTCATCTCACGCGCACCAGCCTTCTGGACGAGGGGTATCGGCTCACCGAAGTGACGCGTCTCCTGGCGGAGGCATTCGATCTGGAGGTCGACCTCGTGCCGATGTCGGACGATCCCGTCGCCTCGATCGTCCACACCGAGGCCGGCGAACTGCACTTCCAGGAGTACTGGGTGGACAGACGGGGCGAACCCGACGTCGAGGACGTCGAGTTCCGCGGGGCCACCGACGCGTCCCCGACACAGGAAGTTCGTGCCGCGCTGACGAAACCAGTGGTGATCGGACCGTCGAACCCGGTGACGAGCGTCGGTCCGATCCTCGCGTTGTCGGGGGCCCGGGAGGCGCTGCACGCGACGCCGGTGGTCGTCGTGTCCCCGTTCGTCGAGCGGGAGGTGTTCTCGGGACCGGCGGCGGATCTCATGAACGCGGTGGGCTACGAGCCGTCGACCGCCGGCGTGGCCGAGGCGTACCCGTTCGCCGACGCGTTCGTCATCGACAACGACGACGGAACCGACCTCGATCGGCCGACCGTCCACACGGACGTGACCATCGACGACGCCGACGACGCCGAGCGCGTGATGCGCGCGGTGGCGACGGCCCTGGAGCGGGTGACCGAACCGTGA
- a CDS encoding DUF7508 domain-containing protein, whose translation MSLKKQWRELDRSTVASAPDRYGVYELGDERGNSLGMAVGVLRDDLKEELAYGDARQVRWTVAQSRDHAERLLEKYS comes from the coding sequence ATGAGTCTCAAAAAGCAGTGGCGCGAACTCGACAGGAGTACCGTCGCGAGCGCGCCGGATCGATACGGCGTGTACGAACTGGGCGACGAACGCGGAAACAGCCTCGGAATGGCAGTCGGCGTCCTCCGGGACGATCTGAAAGAGGAACTCGCGTACGGCGACGCCCGGCAAGTCAGGTGGACGGTCGCACAGTCCAGAGATCACGCCGAACGACTCCTCGAGAAGTATTCCTGA
- a CDS encoding tRNA-dihydrouridine synthase: MTRPSPPFSPPVAAASLSGQSDADWAKAAAQYVGCAFLGGIALDSKSRDAARKLRERDREEFLPEDPLEFITSQLAELEDVPIHPAVNVRSATVEPVREAAVVCASADATLEINAHCRQEEMCAVGCGESLLRDTDRLCEYVSAAADAGATVSVKVRTEVDGVDLPETARQVATAGVDLVHVDAMDSEHVVGAVVDALEAETSPANRPAVVANNGVRDRETVREYLGDGADAVSVGRPSDDADVLSRVHEATVEWFSEQRIE; encoded by the coding sequence GTGACCCGGCCGTCGCCGCCGTTTTCGCCCCCCGTCGCCGCCGCCAGTTTGAGCGGTCAGTCCGACGCTGACTGGGCGAAAGCTGCCGCGCAGTACGTCGGCTGTGCGTTCCTCGGCGGGATCGCGCTGGATTCCAAAAGCCGGGACGCGGCCAGAAAGCTGCGGGAGCGGGATCGCGAGGAGTTCCTGCCGGAGGACCCACTCGAGTTTATAACGTCACAGCTCGCGGAGTTGGAGGACGTTCCGATCCACCCCGCCGTCAACGTTCGTTCGGCGACGGTCGAACCGGTTCGGGAGGCGGCGGTCGTGTGTGCCTCGGCCGACGCGACCCTCGAGATCAACGCCCACTGTCGACAGGAGGAGATGTGTGCGGTCGGCTGTGGCGAAAGCCTGCTGCGGGACACCGATCGCCTCTGTGAGTACGTCTCGGCGGCAGCCGACGCGGGGGCGACAGTTTCGGTGAAAGTCAGAACTGAAGTCGACGGCGTCGACCTGCCCGAGACCGCCCGGCAGGTAGCGACGGCGGGAGTCGACCTCGTTCACGTGGACGCGATGGACTCCGAACACGTCGTCGGAGCAGTTGTCGACGCCCTGGAGGCGGAGACAAGCCCCGCCAACCGTCCCGCAGTCGTCGCCAACAACGGGGTGCGGGACCGCGAAACCGTCCGCGAGTATCTCGGCGACGGTGCCGACGCGGTGAGCGTCGGGCGCCCGAGTGACGATGCCGACGTGCTCTCTCGCGTTCACGAGGCGACAGTGGAGTGGTTCTCCGAGCAACGGATCGAGTGA
- a CDS encoding DUF5796 family protein: MNGPERTDVPPDTVGVELREEGIVVEYVDGRTTLYRGVPERVEGTLTAVSTKEIHVLVTDPAETEGVLLYVNDLKTDEEILRDSGVGRIVLDSGDEEELFPGVTARQTRERTEVEADPEIARGRVFVFVEDEWTENSYELVAPPESDE; this comes from the coding sequence ATGAATGGACCGGAGAGAACCGACGTTCCGCCCGACACCGTCGGCGTCGAGCTGCGCGAGGAGGGGATCGTCGTCGAGTACGTCGACGGACGAACCACGCTGTACCGCGGGGTCCCCGAACGCGTCGAGGGGACGCTCACCGCGGTTTCGACCAAGGAGATCCACGTGCTCGTGACGGATCCCGCCGAAACGGAGGGGGTCCTGCTGTACGTGAACGACCTCAAAACGGACGAGGAGATCCTCCGGGATTCAGGAGTCGGGCGGATCGTCCTCGATTCGGGGGACGAAGAGGAGTTGTTCCCCGGCGTGACCGCCAGACAGACCCGGGAACGCACCGAGGTCGAAGCCGACCCCGAGATTGCGCGGGGGCGCGTGTTCGTCTTCGTCGAAGACGAGTGGACCGAAAACAGCTACGAACTCGTTGCACCCCCCGAAAGCGACGAGTGA
- a CDS encoding cold-shock protein: MAKGTVAFFNDTGGYGFIETEDADEDVFFHMEDVGGPDLEEGQEVEFDIEQAEKGPRATNLQRL; the protein is encoded by the coding sequence ATGGCGAAAGGCACTGTGGCGTTTTTCAACGACACTGGCGGTTACGGTTTCATCGAGACTGAGGACGCAGACGAGGACGTCTTCTTCCACATGGAAGACGTCGGCGGTCCGGATCTCGAGGAAGGACAGGAAGTCGAATTCGACATCGAGCAGGCCGAGAAGGGCCCGCGCGCGACGAACCTTCAGCGGCTGTAA
- a CDS encoding type II toxin-antitoxin system RelE family toxin, with protein sequence MSEAWTWELSDRAADGLGSLDDEIQQRVLDKFDDVVSDEFREPPDFAKPLTGAKPWQSLRVGDYRVIVRFDRETRVMQVGAVGHRSSIYDEFP encoded by the coding sequence ATGAGTGAGGCATGGACGTGGGAGCTATCCGACCGAGCGGCCGACGGACTCGGGTCCCTTGACGACGAAATCCAACAGCGAGTTCTCGACAAGTTCGATGACGTGGTCTCGGACGAGTTCCGCGAGCCACCGGACTTCGCCAAGCCGCTGACCGGCGCGAAACCGTGGCAGTCGTTACGGGTCGGTGACTACCGAGTCATCGTGCGATTCGACCGCGAAACACGAGTGATGCAGGTCGGCGCAGTCGGGCACAGGTCGTCTATTTACGACGAGTTTCCCTGA
- a CDS encoding zf-TFIIB domain-containing protein: MECPRCGGALTVYRLGGESSWVCQECGSVGVETEHGSEPERTETWEQALQRFYAKHVEPDGVVPDDVEQDGVEPDGVGDTDDGGDTGGRDDTGDGGETTAPEPSTETAAAALDDLEVPGDGETELRRRETVAELYAFLKERRTAKRSDFLEIVEPEVVSYASAEGFWESVGRDSLGELPGVTPPESGHHEWAFENEETEPETEAETEAETEPQSER; this comes from the coding sequence ATGGAGTGTCCTCGGTGTGGCGGCGCACTCACCGTCTACCGCCTCGGCGGCGAGTCGTCGTGGGTCTGTCAGGAGTGTGGCTCCGTCGGCGTCGAAACGGAACACGGGTCGGAGCCGGAGCGGACCGAAACGTGGGAACAGGCCCTGCAGCGGTTTTACGCCAAACACGTCGAACCGGACGGTGTCGTGCCGGACGACGTCGAACAGGACGGCGTCGAACCGGACGGCGTGGGGGACACCGATGACGGAGGTGACACCGGCGGCCGAGACGACACCGGCGACGGGGGTGAAACCACTGCACCCGAACCGTCCACAGAAACGGCCGCCGCCGCACTGGACGATTTGGAAGTTCCTGGGGACGGAGAAACCGAACTGCGTCGCCGGGAAACGGTCGCCGAACTGTACGCGTTCCTCAAGGAACGCAGAACCGCGAAACGGAGTGACTTCCTCGAGATAGTCGAGCCGGAGGTCGTATCGTACGCCAGCGCCGAAGGGTTCTGGGAGAGTGTCGGCCGTGACAGTCTCGGAGAGCTACCCGGAGTGACACCGCCGGAGTCGGGACATCACGAGTGGGCCTTCGAAAACGAAGAAACCGAACCGGAAACCGAAGCGGAAACCGAAGCGGAAACCGAGCCGCAGAGCGAACGCTAG
- a CDS encoding type II toxin-antitoxin system PemK/MazF family toxin, with amino-acid sequence MGEDTDVRRGDVVIVRLDPAEGHEMNKTRPAVVVQNDIGNRNSSTTIVAPVTGTYREYPFEVLVEADGSPLEKDSSVRLDQIRTVPVPERIHSVVGSLDGPIMAEVDEALKLSLGLD; translated from the coding sequence ATGGGTGAGGATACGGACGTTCGGCGGGGTGATGTCGTCATCGTTCGGCTCGATCCCGCCGAAGGACACGAAATGAATAAGACGCGACCGGCCGTGGTCGTTCAAAACGACATCGGTAACCGAAACTCCAGCACGACCATCGTCGCGCCCGTCACGGGAACGTATCGCGAGTATCCGTTCGAGGTGCTCGTCGAAGCGGACGGGTCACCGCTGGAAAAGGACTCCTCGGTCCGGTTAGACCAGATTCGAACCGTTCCGGTTCCGGAACGGATTCATTCGGTCGTCGGTTCACTCGACGGACCCATTATGGCTGAAGTCGACGAGGCGCTGAAACTGAGTCTCGGCCTCGACTGA
- the priS gene encoding DNA primase small subunit PriS yields the protein MEKRTREYLRGRFRDYYRGADVSPPPDANEREWGYIPWTAGGGTTMVRHQSWLDLTQGAAFSDALARTAPRHAYFSAARYDDPGASTMGKKGWRDADLVFDLDADHLPGVDPEETSYAEMLEACKGALERLLSFLEGEFAFDEVTIVFSGGRGYHVHVRDENVRGLESDARREIVDYVRGIDLEADDLIRRISVEGANQRVLATGGGWGRRIHRALVEFADELRAADETTAMERLQELDRIGEGRAKTVLGAFQHNPEAVRDGNLEAGGPGMRRLVEALVARERAAQGAPIDEPVTTDTRRLIRLPGSLHGGTGLRVTPIPREKLASFDPLADAVAERFKGREISILLEEESVLEIDGETYNIPAGESYVPEAVGVFLMAGGDAEKGTEQ from the coding sequence ATGGAAAAGCGCACCCGGGAGTATCTGCGGGGTCGGTTCCGGGACTACTACCGCGGCGCCGACGTGTCCCCGCCGCCGGACGCGAACGAACGGGAGTGGGGCTACATCCCGTGGACCGCAGGCGGCGGGACGACGATGGTCCGCCATCAGTCGTGGCTGGATTTGACCCAGGGCGCCGCGTTTTCGGACGCGCTCGCGCGGACAGCACCCCGTCACGCCTACTTCTCGGCGGCGCGGTACGACGACCCCGGTGCTTCGACGATGGGCAAGAAGGGATGGCGGGACGCCGATCTCGTGTTCGACCTCGACGCCGATCACCTCCCCGGAGTCGATCCCGAGGAGACCTCGTATGCGGAGATGCTCGAGGCGTGCAAGGGCGCGCTCGAACGGCTGCTTTCGTTTCTCGAAGGCGAGTTCGCCTTCGACGAGGTGACGATCGTTTTTTCGGGCGGGCGCGGCTATCACGTCCACGTCCGGGACGAGAACGTTCGGGGGCTCGAAAGCGACGCACGCCGGGAGATCGTCGACTACGTTCGCGGAATCGACCTCGAGGCCGACGATCTGATCCGCCGGATATCCGTCGAGGGGGCAAACCAGCGCGTGCTCGCGACCGGCGGCGGCTGGGGACGCCGAATCCACCGGGCGCTCGTCGAGTTCGCAGACGAACTGCGAGCAGCCGACGAAACGACGGCGATGGAACGGCTCCAGGAACTGGACAGGATCGGCGAAGGGCGCGCGAAAACAGTCCTCGGCGCGTTCCAGCACAATCCCGAGGCGGTGCGTGACGGGAATCTGGAGGCGGGCGGTCCCGGAATGCGCCGGCTGGTCGAGGCGCTCGTCGCCCGCGAGCGGGCGGCACAGGGGGCTCCGATAGACGAACCGGTGACGACCGACACCCGTCGGTTGATTCGGCTGCCCGGAAGCCTCCACGGCGGCACGGGACTCCGGGTGACTCCGATCCCACGGGAGAAACTCGCGTCGTTCGATCCGCTCGCCGACGCCGTCGCCGAGCGGTTCAAAGGCAGGGAGATATCGATCCTCCTCGAGGAGGAGTCGGTCCTCGAGATCGACGGCGAAACGTATAACATCCCCGCAGGCGAGAGTTACGTTCCGGAAGCGGTCGGCGTCTTCCTGATGGCCGGGGGCGACGCCGAAAAGGGGACGGAACAGTAG
- a CDS encoding HD domain-containing protein, which produces MATIKDSVHDHIEVTGPPEALLDTPAVQRLRRIRQLGTAQYVYPSANHTRFEHSLGVYHLASRAAKRLDLPERDAVHVEAAALLHDVGHGPFSHNIEALTHRRTGKYHDDVEELIASGQVGEVLRDNDLEPDRIARLIRGEGQYGQLVSGELDVDRMDYLVRDAHHTGVPYGTIDHERLIRELTFVDGELVLDEGNVQTAESLLLARALMNPTVYKHHVARISKAMLRRASERLLDADSGAAADVDAERLRRMDDHDLIVALRSTPETEAFSRRFDERRLLKRSVWAEWTDVPGWILDADHREIRRIERGIADAADVEPTDVIVDVPPEPSITESSSRVLVSGEMRRLDEQSPLVSALRTAQKGQWRLGVYTRRKLTDRVGRIAADEMDIDADGGLVTDIRTNVYHTLDEFEL; this is translated from the coding sequence ATGGCGACGATCAAGGACAGCGTCCACGACCACATCGAAGTGACTGGCCCTCCCGAGGCGCTGCTCGACACGCCGGCAGTCCAGCGACTCCGGCGGATCCGGCAGCTCGGGACCGCCCAGTACGTCTATCCCTCCGCGAACCACACGCGCTTCGAACACTCGCTTGGCGTCTATCACCTCGCCTCCCGGGCGGCGAAGCGACTCGACTTACCCGAACGGGACGCCGTCCACGTCGAGGCGGCAGCCCTGCTTCACGACGTGGGTCACGGCCCGTTCAGCCACAACATCGAGGCGCTCACCCACCGGCGCACGGGGAAGTACCACGACGACGTCGAGGAACTGATCGCCTCGGGACAGGTCGGAGAGGTCCTCCGGGACAACGACCTGGAACCGGACCGGATCGCCCGCTTGATCCGCGGGGAGGGACAGTACGGACAGCTGGTCTCCGGAGAGCTCGACGTCGATCGCATGGACTATCTGGTCAGGGACGCCCACCACACCGGCGTCCCGTACGGGACGATCGACCACGAGCGGTTGATCAGGGAGCTTACGTTCGTCGACGGGGAGCTGGTCCTCGATGAAGGGAACGTCCAGACCGCCGAATCGCTGCTGCTCGCCCGGGCGCTCATGAACCCGACCGTGTACAAACACCACGTCGCGCGCATTTCCAAGGCGATGCTCCGCCGGGCGTCCGAACGGCTCCTCGACGCCGACAGCGGGGCAGCCGCGGACGTCGACGCCGAACGGCTCCGGCGGATGGACGACCACGACCTGATCGTAGCGCTCCGTTCGACCCCGGAGACGGAGGCGTTCAGTCGACGGTTCGACGAGCGTCGGCTCCTCAAGCGATCCGTGTGGGCCGAATGGACGGACGTCCCCGGGTGGATCCTCGACGCCGATCACCGCGAGATACGGCGGATCGAACGTGGTATCGCGGACGCCGCTGACGTCGAACCGACGGACGTGATCGTCGACGTTCCGCCGGAGCCGTCGATCACGGAGTCCTCCTCGCGGGTTCTCGTCAGCGGCGAGATGCGGAGACTCGACGAGCAGTCGCCGCTGGTGTCGGCGCTCAGGACCGCACAAAAGGGACAGTGGCGGCTCGGCGTGTACACTCGCCGGAAACTGACCGACCGCGTGGGTCGGATCGCCGCCGACGAAATGGATATCGACGCCGACGGCGGTCTCGTCACGGACATTCGGACGAATGTGTATCACACCCTCGATGAATTCGAGCTGTGA
- a CDS encoding chorismate mutase, which yields MTEPTQPNRNEESDDESVVVTEEMSLEELRAEIESIDREIVELIARRTYVADTIAQVKAERGLPTTDESQENRVMERAGENAERFDVDSNLVKAIFRLLIELNKVEQRESR from the coding sequence ATGACCGAGCCCACACAACCGAACCGAAACGAGGAATCGGACGACGAGAGCGTGGTGGTTACCGAGGAGATGTCCCTCGAGGAACTGCGCGCGGAGATCGAATCGATCGACCGGGAGATCGTCGAACTGATCGCCAGACGGACCTACGTCGCCGACACGATCGCACAGGTCAAAGCGGAACGTGGGTTGCCCACCACAGACGAGTCACAGGAAAACCGGGTGATGGAGCGGGCCGGCGAGAACGCAGAGCGGTTCGATGTGGACTCGAATCTCGTGAAGGCCATATTCCGGCTGCTGATCGAACTGAACAAAGTGGAGCAACGCGAATCGCGGTGA
- the rbcL gene encoding type III ribulose-bisphosphate carboxylase — MVGIKYEDFLDTSYEPVDDELVCRFRIQPASDMTVEDAASRVASESSNGTWAELQVDGEVRDLSATAFDIDVEETDAAGGDPAEIAVAYPDALFEPGNMAQVLSCIAGNIMGMKAVDRIRLVDCTWPEPLATSFAGPLFGSSVREEFFDAGDRPILATVPKPKVGLTTDQHVQVGYDAWTGGLDLLKDDENLTDQSFNPFQERLTESFAARDRAQEETGEPKSYLINVTADANTMLDRVDDVAAAGGEYVMVDVITTGWAAVQSVRERCERHGMAIHAHRAMHAAFDRLPEHGVSMRVLAQIARLCGVDQIHTGTADLGKLENEDTYGINEWLAGDLHGLNDVLPTASGGLHPGLMPELLDRLGTNLCIQAGGGVHGHPDGTHAGAKAFRAAVEAAAEGVPLEERARDHPDLETAIEMWGTETPR, encoded by the coding sequence ATGGTCGGCATCAAATACGAAGATTTCCTCGATACGTCGTACGAACCGGTCGATGACGAACTCGTCTGTCGGTTCCGGATCCAACCGGCGTCGGATATGACCGTCGAAGACGCCGCTTCCCGGGTCGCAAGCGAGTCCTCGAACGGTACCTGGGCGGAGCTACAGGTCGACGGGGAGGTCCGTGATCTGTCGGCGACCGCCTTCGACATCGACGTCGAGGAGACTGACGCTGCCGGTGGTGACCCCGCCGAGATCGCGGTCGCGTACCCTGACGCGCTGTTCGAACCCGGCAACATGGCTCAGGTGCTGTCCTGCATCGCGGGCAACATCATGGGGATGAAGGCGGTCGATCGGATCCGGCTCGTCGACTGCACGTGGCCGGAACCGCTCGCGACGTCGTTCGCCGGTCCGCTGTTCGGATCCTCGGTCCGCGAGGAGTTCTTCGACGCCGGCGACAGACCCATTCTGGCGACGGTGCCGAAGCCGAAGGTCGGCCTCACGACCGATCAGCACGTCCAGGTGGGCTACGACGCCTGGACTGGCGGGCTCGACCTGCTCAAGGACGACGAGAACCTCACCGACCAGTCGTTCAACCCGTTCCAGGAGCGCCTCACGGAGTCGTTTGCGGCCCGCGACCGGGCCCAAGAGGAAACCGGCGAGCCGAAGTCGTACCTTATAAACGTCACTGCCGACGCGAACACGATGCTCGACCGCGTCGACGACGTCGCCGCCGCGGGCGGGGAGTACGTGATGGTCGATGTGATCACTACGGGGTGGGCGGCCGTCCAGTCCGTTCGCGAGCGGTGTGAACGCCACGGGATGGCGATCCACGCCCACCGCGCGATGCATGCTGCGTTCGATCGCCTCCCCGAGCACGGCGTGTCGATGCGTGTGCTCGCACAGATCGCCCGGCTGTGCGGCGTCGATCAGATCCACACCGGGACCGCTGACCTCGGGAAGCTGGAAAACGAGGACACCTACGGGATCAACGAGTGGCTCGCGGGGGACCTCCACGGGCTAAACGACGTGTTGCCGACGGCGTCCGGCGGTCTCCATCCCGGACTGATGCCGGAACTTCTCGACCGGCTCGGCACGAACCTGTGCATTCAGGCCGGCGGCGGCGTCCACGGCCATCCCGACGGCACGCACGCGGGGGCGAAGGCGTTCCGTGCGGCCGTCGAGGCTGCCGCCGAAGGGGTTCCACTCGAGGAGCGCGCACGCGATCATCCCGACCTCGAAACCGCGATCGAGATGTGGGGCACCGAGACGCCGAGATAG
- a CDS encoding ribbon-helix-helix domain-containing protein, with amino-acid sequence MAQSDTTADGNDEKVNLRLPKGFLADLDEQWQEQGYNSRSEFMREALRDAVYGTRLSKRALEDLLESERQFEEGETVSAEEARERFGTDE; translated from the coding sequence ATGGCACAGTCGGATACTACTGCCGACGGGAACGATGAGAAGGTCAACCTTCGGCTCCCGAAGGGATTCCTCGCGGACCTCGACGAACAGTGGCAGGAACAGGGGTATAATTCGCGGTCGGAGTTCATGCGCGAAGCCTTACGAGACGCAGTGTACGGAACTCGGCTCTCGAAGCGGGCGCTCGAAGACCTACTGGAGAGCGAACGACAGTTCGAGGAGGGCGAGACGGTGAGTGCAGAGGAAGCCCGCGAGCGATTCGGTACGGATGAGTGA
- a CDS encoding shikimate kinase, with protein MEGRAAAPGAGTVLNALATGVGSAFAIDLETRATVELDPAADSVTGEIAELEDADTTLIERCVEVVVGEFGDGEGGHVRTESDVPLAAGLKSSSAAANATVLATLSALDRADAVARIDACRLGVRAAREAGVTVTGAFDDASASMLGGVTLTDNDADELLVREERDWDVLIWTPPERAYSADADADRCTQVAPMAELVAELAAEGRFGEAMTVNGLAFSAALGFPTDPAVEAMPLVEGVSLSGTGPSVVAVGELENLQALRDRWQDRPGETRLTTTRSDGARITTA; from the coding sequence ATGGAGGGACGGGCTGCGGCGCCGGGTGCGGGAACGGTGCTCAACGCGCTGGCGACGGGCGTCGGATCCGCGTTCGCGATTGATCTCGAGACGCGCGCGACTGTCGAACTCGATCCTGCTGCCGACAGCGTGACCGGCGAAATCGCCGAGCTGGAGGACGCGGACACGACGCTGATCGAGCGGTGCGTCGAGGTCGTCGTCGGGGAGTTCGGCGACGGCGAGGGCGGCCACGTCCGCACCGAAAGCGACGTCCCGCTGGCAGCCGGGCTCAAAAGCTCGAGTGCGGCAGCCAACGCGACCGTGCTCGCGACGCTTTCCGCACTCGATCGAGCCGACGCCGTTGCGAGGATCGACGCGTGCCGACTCGGCGTCCGGGCGGCACGGGAGGCCGGCGTCACTGTCACCGGCGCGTTCGACGACGCCTCCGCGAGTATGCTCGGCGGCGTCACGCTCACCGACAACGACGCCGACGAACTCCTCGTCCGGGAAGAACGCGACTGGGACGTCCTGATCTGGACACCCCCGGAGCGCGCGTACAGCGCGGACGCCGACGCCGACCGCTGCACGCAGGTCGCACCGATGGCGGAACTCGTCGCCGAACTGGCAGCGGAGGGGCGGTTCGGGGAGGCGATGACCGTAAACGGGCTGGCGTTCTCGGCGGCACTCGGGTTCCCGACCGATCCGGCGGTGGAGGCGATGCCGCTGGTCGAGGGCGTCTCGCTTTCCGGTACCGGACCCAGCGTCGTCGCCGTCGGCGAACTCGAGAACCTGCAGGCGCTCCGGGATCGCTGGCAGGATCGGCCGGGGGAAACGAGGCTGACGACCACACGATCGGACGGCGCACGAATAACGACAGCCTAA
- a CDS encoding amidohydrolase family protein, with the protein MTTAHADVEDRSDLEGSTTVEGTLLVGREFEPIEGRVVLEEGQIAAIEEASVESDAIVLPAFVNAHTHIGDSIAKEAGEGLSLDELVAPPDGLKHRLLEAADPETMVAAMRRSLGYMTSTGTGAFIEFREGGVEGVELIREALDGSPMEPVVLGRETIEAMRETDGFGASGARDGEFSSVREATREAGKLFGIHAGERDSDDVNPALDLDPSFLVHMTHVRDLHLDRLEDRSIPVVICPRSNLVTDVGVPPIRELAERTTVALGTDNVMLNSPSMFREMAFASKLSGVPAATVLRMATINGAEIAGLNCGLIEEGRDARLLVLDGGSDNLEGVTDVRRAVVRRAGHGDVSRVIL; encoded by the coding sequence ATGACCACAGCACACGCCGACGTCGAGGATCGTTCGGATCTCGAGGGATCCACGACGGTCGAGGGCACGCTCCTCGTCGGGCGGGAGTTCGAACCGATCGAGGGGCGGGTCGTTCTCGAGGAGGGCCAGATCGCCGCGATCGAGGAGGCGTCCGTCGAAAGCGACGCGATCGTGCTCCCGGCGTTCGTCAACGCTCACACCCACATCGGCGACTCGATCGCGAAGGAGGCCGGTGAGGGACTCTCCCTCGACGAACTGGTCGCGCCGCCGGACGGATTGAAACACAGATTGCTCGAAGCGGCCGACCCGGAGACGATGGTCGCGGCGATGCGGCGGTCGCTCGGATACATGACGTCGACGGGGACCGGCGCGTTCATCGAGTTCCGCGAAGGGGGTGTCGAGGGGGTCGAACTCATCCGGGAGGCGCTCGATGGCTCCCCGATGGAACCGGTCGTTCTCGGCCGGGAAACGATCGAGGCGATGCGGGAAACCGACGGGTTTGGTGCGTCCGGCGCCCGCGACGGGGAGTTCTCCAGCGTCCGCGAAGCGACCCGGGAGGCGGGGAAGTTGTTCGGGATCCACGCCGGCGAACGCGATTCCGACGACGTCAACCCGGCGCTGGATCTCGACCCGTCGTTTCTCGTTCACATGACTCACGTCCGGGATCTCCACCTCGACCGGCTCGAGGACAGATCGATTCCGGTCGTGATCTGTCCGCGATCGAACCTGGTGACGGACGTCGGTGTGCCGCCGATCCGCGAACTCGCCGAGCGTACGACGGTGGCACTGGGAACGGACAACGTAATGTTAAACTCTCCGTCGATGTTCCGGGAGATGGCGTTCGCGTCGAAGCTCTCGGGCGTTCCCGCTGCGACGGTTCTCCGAATGGCGACGATCAACGGCGCGGAGATCGCGGGACTGAACTGCGGACTGATCGAGGAGGGACGCGACGCACGGCTGCTCGTTCTCGACGGAGGAAGCGACAACCTCGAGGGCGTGACTGACGTCCGGCGAGCCGTCGTTCGACGCGCTGGACACGGAGACGTCTCGCGCGTGATTCTGTAG